In Aegilops tauschii subsp. strangulata cultivar AL8/78 chromosome 3, Aet v6.0, whole genome shotgun sequence, one genomic interval encodes:
- the LOC109757129 gene encoding aspartic proteinase CDR1-like translates to MPGTTTSRALLLAGVVLTAHMFLCTAYVGGDGFSVEFIHRDSVKSPYHEPSLTAHTRVLEAARRSSSRAAALSRSYARADAPSADGAVSELTSRPFEYLMAVNVGTPPTRMLAIADTGSDLIWLNCSNGDGAPGLAAARHAHAPAPARVPAPASAPPPGVQFNSSNSTTFALVSCGTGACRALPDASCPDSKCRYLYSYGDGSQTSGLLSTETFTFADDHGTRGDGKIRVANVNFGCSTTMIGSFIGDGLVGLGGGDLSLVNQLGADTSLGRRFSYCLVPYSINASSVLNFGPRATVTEPGAATTPLIPSEVKAYYTVDLQSVKIGNKTLAAPQQSTVIVDSGTTLTYLANELVDPLVEELTRRVKLPPAKSPEDLLPLCFDVSGVREGQVAAMIPDVTLGLGGGATVTLKAENTFLEVQEGTLCLAVAAPSDQFHPVSIIGNIAQQNMHVGYDLDKGTVTFAAADCAKSSGSLYI, encoded by the coding sequence ATGCCTGGGACGACGACATCCCGCGCTCTCCTGCTCGCCGGGGTCGTCCTGACGGCGCACATGTTCTTGTGCACGGCGTACGTCGGCGGCGATGGGTTTAGCGTGGAGTTCATCCACCGTGACTCCGTCAAGTCCCCGTACCATGAACCGTCGCTCACCGCGCACACCCGCGTGCTCGAGGCCGCGCGCCGGTCCTCATCGCGCGCCGCTGCGCTCTCGCGCTCCTACGCCCGCGCCGACGCACCATCAGCCGACGGCGCCGTGTCCGAGCTCACCTCCAGGCCCTTCGAGTACCTGATGGCCGTGAACGTGGGCACGCCGCCCACCCGCATGCTCGCCATCGCCGACACCGGCAGCGACCTCATCTGGCTTAATTGCAGCAACGGAGACGGCGCTCCTGGTCTGGCGGCCGCCCGTCACGCCCACGCGCCCGCTCCCGCTCGCGTCCCCGCGCCCgcgtccgcgccgccgccgggcGTCCAGTTCAACTCCTCCAATTCGACGACGTTCGCTCTCGTGAGCTGCGGCACCGGCGCATGCCGGGCGCTCCCCGATGCCTCCTGCCCCGACTCCAAGTGCAGGTATCTCTACTCCTACGGCGACGGCTCCCAGACAAGCGGCCTCCTCTCCACGGAGACCTTCACCTTCGCCGACGACCATGGCACCCGCGGCGATGGGAAGATACGCGTGGCCAACGTCAACTTCGGGTGCTCCACGACCATGATCGGCTCGTTCATCGGGGACGGCCTCGTcgggctcggcggcggcgaccTCTCCCTCGTCAATCAGTTAGGCGCAGACACATCGCTCGGCCGGAGGTTCTCCTACTGCCTCGTGCCCTACTCCATCAACGCCTCCTCCGTGCTCAACTTCGGCCCCCGTGCCACCGTGACGGAGCCGGGCGCGGCGACGACGCCGCTGATCCCATCTGAAGTGAAGGCCTACTACACCGTCGATCTCCAGTCCGTCAAGATCGGGAACAAGACCTTAGCGGCGCCGCAGCAGTCCACCGTCATCGTCGACTCCGGCACGACGCTGACGTACCTCGCGAACGAGCTTGTGGACCCATTGGTGGAAGAGTTGACACGGAGGGTCAAGCTCCCGCCGGCGAAGTCGCCGGAAGATCTCCTGCCACTGTGCTTCGACGTGAGCGGGGTACGGGAAGGGCAGGTGGCGGCGATGATCCCTGATGTGACGCTGGGGCTGGGCGGCGGCGCGACGGTCACGCTGAAGGCGGAGAACACGTTCTTGGAGGTGCAGGAGGGGACTCTGTGCTTGGCGGTGGCGGCGCCGTCTGATCAGTTTCATCCTGTGTCCATCATCGGGAATATCGCGCAGCAGAACATGCACGTCGGCTATGACCTCGACAAGGGCACCGTCACCTTCGCCGCAGCAGACTGCGCCAAGTCCTCCGGCTCTCTGTATATCTGA